From one Lycium barbarum isolate Lr01 chromosome 6, ASM1917538v2, whole genome shotgun sequence genomic stretch:
- the LOC132599342 gene encoding uncharacterized protein LOC132599342: MIVCVAVVGDQNNPLYIQSFTEADDALKLHHIVHCSLDVVDERVNNPKKSSPTLNETFLGLLYPTENYKVYGYLTNTKVKLILVTTDLDVRDADVRNFFRKFHAAYVDAVSNPFHVPGKKITSRTFAERVSTIVKSFGLSSAS; encoded by the exons ATGATCGTTTGCGTTGCCGTCGTCGGTGACCAG AACAATCCGCTTTACATACAGAGCTTCACTGAAGCAGATGATGCCCTAAAACTTCATCACATTGTCCATTGCTCCCTTGATGTCGTCGATGAACGAG TGAACAATCCAAAAAAATCCAGCCCCACTCTGAACGAGACATTTCTTGGCCTTCTATATCCAACTGAAAACTACAAAGT GTATGGTTATTTGACTAATACAAAAGTGAAACTCATATTGGTCACAACAGATCTTGATGTTCGAGATGCCGATGTGAGAAAT TTTTTCAGGAAATTTCACGCCGCATATGTCGATGCTGTGTCGAATCCATTTCACGTTCCTGGCAAAAAGATAACATCCAGAACTTTCGCTGAAAGGGTTAGCACTATCGTCAAATCCTTTGGTTTGAGTTCAGCTAGTTGA